The following coding sequences lie in one Silvanigrella aquatica genomic window:
- a CDS encoding cysteine desulfurase family protein — MAKNNFIDNFMLPQQLMNTSKDNVPPLHFGGITLPENTIYLDFASSTPLDIRVFQQMTPWMLGYFANAANRTHPMGELTEHAIGLARLNIASVFEVAQDEIIFTSSATESNNLLLRGLVENPLRKRNKIVYCATEHSSIVATAITLFDHYSKILGIEIQELPVDKKGQIITESAEKIIDKNTLCVCVMDVNNETGIIQNELSKIKEMCLNSGAILHVDASQGFARASQIACGVDYDTATISASKIYGPKGVAALIVKKRRPRIRIEAQLTGGGHENNIRSSTPNTAAIVGFAAACQLQKEEAQLRIKHHKKMELAFCNEIQKHIETYFYAENTHKVPGILTLYFKGVNAMKLLEESKTVCASVGSACKTLQATASHVLVAMGIDLENTLSSFRVSFGLTNSEEEVREAARRLAKTAKKLKENSATLL; from the coding sequence ATGGCAAAAAATAATTTTATAGATAACTTCATGCTTCCACAACAATTAATGAATACAAGTAAAGATAACGTACCTCCCCTTCATTTTGGAGGAATCACTTTACCTGAAAATACGATATATTTAGATTTTGCGTCTAGCACACCTCTAGATATCCGCGTATTTCAACAAATGACACCTTGGATGCTCGGATATTTTGCAAATGCTGCCAATCGCACACATCCCATGGGTGAATTAACGGAACATGCTATTGGTCTAGCAAGACTTAATATAGCATCTGTTTTTGAAGTTGCTCAAGATGAAATTATTTTTACTTCTAGTGCAACAGAAAGTAATAACTTATTACTTCGTGGATTAGTTGAAAATCCACTGCGTAAAAGAAATAAAATTGTATATTGTGCTACAGAGCATTCTAGTATTGTCGCAACCGCAATTACTTTATTTGATCACTATTCAAAAATATTAGGGATTGAAATTCAAGAATTACCTGTAGATAAAAAGGGTCAGATCATTACTGAATCTGCTGAAAAAATAATTGATAAAAATACCTTGTGTGTTTGTGTGATGGACGTTAATAATGAAACAGGCATAATTCAAAATGAACTATCAAAAATAAAAGAAATGTGTTTAAATTCAGGAGCTATTTTGCATGTCGATGCCTCTCAAGGCTTTGCACGAGCTTCACAAATTGCATGCGGAGTTGACTATGATACAGCTACAATTTCGGCATCTAAAATCTATGGCCCCAAAGGTGTTGCTGCGCTCATCGTCAAAAAAAGACGACCGCGCATCCGCATTGAAGCGCAATTGACAGGGGGAGGTCATGAAAATAATATCCGTTCAAGCACGCCCAACACAGCGGCTATTGTTGGTTTTGCAGCAGCCTGTCAATTGCAAAAAGAAGAAGCTCAATTAAGAATAAAGCATCACAAGAAAATGGAGCTTGCTTTTTGTAACGAAATACAAAAACATATTGAAACTTATTTTTACGCAGAAAATACTCATAAAGTACCTGGAATTTTAACACTGTACTTTAAAGGAGTGAATGCAATGAAACTTCTTGAAGAGTCTAAAACAGTTTGTGCCAGTGTAGGAAGTGCCTGTAAAACATTGCAAGCGACGGCCAGTCATGTTTTGGTCGCCATGGGAATCGATCTCGAAAATACATTATCAAGCTTTAGAGTCAGCTTTGGCTTGACAAATTCGGAAGAGGAAGTCCGGGAAGCCGCTCGCAGACTTGCAAAAACAGCAAAGAAATTAAAAGAAAATTCAGCAACACTTTTATAG